One Pullulanibacillus sp. KACC 23026 DNA segment encodes these proteins:
- the abc-f gene encoding ribosomal protection-like ABC-F family protein, with product MPVLKAEMIHVEINGRDILKNGSIELEKGEHVALIGQNGKGKTTFLKAILGQIPISGGKLMSKFAESDWAWMAQSPEAADSETVREFVERERPVLNRLKQQMNCLSKEAEHDPAFTEAYMKVLQEFMDLDGYEWETQVERSLMQMGIAEDKWDQPFSELSGGQKTKVQLARMQLKEASFLIFDEPTNHLDVETIHWLAEWINHYKGTVLLVSHDRAFIDKVAHTTYELTDSGIRKYKGGYKDYLAQKELERESLEAAYKKQEQERKSLVEAISTYKTWFNKAHNAASERDPHAKKRANKNMTRFKAKEAALERLEKHRVKKPQEEEGINVSFDAQAFSSPSMLHFDHVDFGYGGRRVFKDISFFIEKGDRLGVLGQNGAGKTTLLNLIIGDIEPDQGVIYRHPELKIGYFKQELDQLPEESTILDYILTLPGLTQSEARTILACFLFPKEDVFKPIKSLSMGEKCRVAFVRLYLSEANLLVLDEPTNYLDIATREKIEEALTLYPGAVVLVSHDHYLLQKVITRVISLYDGFHYFPGTYAEWQSVKEERGYDQEKRRQLSTLQLQYTQLVSEEVEQEEEQRGLLERIKEIRQQIARLEQELDISN from the coding sequence ATGCCAGTCTTAAAAGCCGAAATGATTCATGTTGAAATAAATGGAAGAGACATTTTGAAAAATGGTTCAATTGAACTGGAGAAAGGGGAGCATGTGGCTCTCATTGGGCAAAATGGAAAGGGGAAGACCACTTTTCTTAAAGCCATACTTGGCCAAATACCTATTTCAGGCGGGAAACTCATGTCAAAATTTGCGGAATCAGATTGGGCATGGATGGCGCAGTCTCCTGAAGCAGCGGATTCAGAAACCGTCCGAGAGTTTGTCGAGAGAGAGCGACCAGTGCTGAATAGATTAAAGCAACAAATGAATTGCCTTTCAAAAGAAGCCGAGCACGATCCAGCTTTTACTGAAGCTTACATGAAGGTGCTTCAGGAGTTTATGGATTTGGACGGTTATGAATGGGAGACGCAAGTGGAGCGGTCACTCATGCAGATGGGGATCGCTGAGGATAAGTGGGATCAACCTTTTTCTGAGCTTAGCGGAGGGCAAAAAACAAAAGTGCAGCTTGCCCGCATGCAGCTGAAAGAGGCCTCTTTCCTTATCTTTGATGAACCAACCAATCATTTGGATGTGGAAACGATTCACTGGCTAGCTGAATGGATCAATCATTATAAAGGAACCGTTTTGCTTGTTTCTCATGACCGGGCGTTTATTGATAAGGTAGCCCACACGACTTATGAGCTCACGGATTCAGGAATAAGAAAATATAAGGGCGGCTATAAGGACTATCTCGCTCAAAAAGAGCTTGAGCGTGAAAGTCTTGAAGCCGCTTATAAAAAGCAGGAGCAAGAGCGCAAGAGCCTGGTTGAAGCGATCTCAACCTATAAGACATGGTTTAATAAAGCGCATAACGCAGCAAGTGAACGGGATCCCCATGCCAAAAAACGAGCGAATAAAAATATGACGCGTTTTAAAGCAAAAGAAGCGGCTCTTGAACGCTTAGAGAAGCATCGTGTGAAGAAGCCTCAGGAAGAAGAGGGGATTAACGTCTCTTTTGATGCACAGGCGTTTTCAAGTCCTTCCATGCTTCATTTTGATCATGTTGATTTTGGGTACGGAGGAAGACGAGTGTTCAAGGACATTTCTTTTTTCATTGAAAAAGGAGATCGATTAGGGGTATTAGGTCAAAATGGTGCCGGGAAAACGACGCTTTTAAATTTAATAATCGGTGACATTGAGCCCGATCAAGGTGTGATCTATAGGCATCCTGAACTTAAGATCGGTTACTTTAAACAAGAGCTGGATCAATTACCTGAAGAAAGCACGATTTTAGATTATATTTTAACGCTTCCTGGGCTTACCCAATCTGAAGCAAGAACGATTCTCGCATGTTTTCTTTTTCCAAAAGAAGATGTCTTTAAACCGATTAAGAGCTTAAGTATGGGAGAAAAGTGCCGTGTTGCCTTTGTTCGCCTTTATTTATCAGAGGCGAATTTGCTCGTCCTGGATGAACCGACTAATTATTTGGATATTGCGACAAGGGAAAAAATAGAAGAGGCATTGACACTCTATCCTGGAGCTGTGGTATTAGTGTCCCACGATCATTATTTATTACAGAAGGTGATTACAAGGGTGATCTCCCTTTATGATGGTTTTCACTATTTTCCTGGTACCTATGCAGAGTGGCAATCGGTTAAAGAGGAGCGCGGTTATGATCAGGAAAAGAGGAGACAACTAAGCACCCTTCAGCTCCAATACACCCAGTTGGTATCTGAAGAAGTCGAACAAGAGGAAGAGCAGCGGGGACTCTTAGAAAGGATTAAGGAAATAAGACAACAAATTGCACGGCTTGAACAGGAGTTAGACATATCCAACTAA
- a CDS encoding MFS transporter yields MNETDLKQSDWALSRGLMLLMAVTAGIGVANLYYNQPLLADIGHIFHTNAHQTGNISMFTQIGYAIGLFFFVPLADIKERRRFIVILLLCVTLSLIGVATAQTMTWMYIASLAVGITTIVPQIMLPLAASLAPPKEQGKAIGTVSSGLLFGILLARTVSGLVGGTFGWRIMFWLAAVLMLLLAVTLRLFLPKNEPDTTITYKQLFQSIFTLVKQHGTLREAAIIGAMMFGSFSAFWTSLTYFVEGPHYNFNSQIAGLFGLVGVVGASMAPIVGRAADRVKPKIIAGSLMALTFFSFILFGTIGSFLWGLIIGIILLDLGIQGTQVANQSRIYPLAPHARSRLNTVFMVSTFLGGALGSSLGSFAWKEWGWTGVCTTCCLMVACGLLVWLLGFRRRS; encoded by the coding sequence CGAAACAGATTTAAAACAGTCCGACTGGGCGCTTTCAAGAGGATTAATGCTTCTCATGGCGGTTACTGCCGGAATAGGGGTAGCTAACCTCTATTATAACCAGCCTCTCCTTGCTGACATTGGTCACATATTTCACACCAATGCCCATCAAACCGGAAATATCTCAATGTTTACCCAAATAGGCTATGCGATCGGTCTTTTCTTTTTCGTCCCGCTCGCTGATATCAAAGAACGGCGTCGATTTATCGTTATCTTACTTCTCTGTGTCACCCTTTCTCTAATTGGTGTAGCAACCGCTCAAACGATGACTTGGATGTACATAGCCAGTCTTGCGGTCGGAATCACAACGATCGTCCCTCAAATCATGCTGCCGCTTGCCGCTTCACTGGCACCTCCTAAGGAACAAGGAAAAGCAATTGGGACTGTCTCAAGCGGTCTGTTATTTGGTATTTTGCTTGCTCGTACTGTTTCAGGCTTGGTCGGTGGCACTTTTGGATGGCGAATTATGTTTTGGCTCGCTGCCGTCCTTATGCTCCTTCTGGCTGTGACCTTGCGCCTTTTCTTGCCAAAGAATGAACCGGATACAACCATTACATATAAGCAGCTCTTTCAATCCATCTTCACCCTTGTGAAGCAGCATGGAACGCTCCGTGAAGCTGCCATTATAGGTGCGATGATGTTCGGCAGTTTTAGCGCTTTCTGGACCTCACTCACTTATTTTGTAGAAGGCCCTCATTACAACTTTAATAGCCAAATTGCGGGACTATTTGGTCTGGTAGGAGTAGTCGGTGCGTCCATGGCCCCTATCGTTGGGCGGGCAGCTGACCGAGTGAAGCCCAAAATAATTGCCGGATCGCTAATGGCCCTTACCTTCTTTTCTTTTATATTATTCGGGACAATTGGCTCATTTCTGTGGGGGTTAATCATTGGTATTATTCTGTTAGATCTAGGAATTCAGGGTACACAAGTTGCCAATCAATCGCGAATTTACCCGCTCGCCCCCCATGCGAGAAGCCGGCTCAATACCGTTTTCATGGTCAGTACTTTTTTAGGTGGCGCACTCGGTTCCTCTCTTGGAAGCTTTGCTTGGAAAGAGTGGGGATGGACAGGCGTCTGCACCACTTGCTGTCTAATGGTAGCCTGTGGACTCCTTGTTTGGCTATTAGGTTTTCGGCGCCGGTCCTAA
- a CDS encoding GNAT family N-acetyltransferase: MVMIREYRDHELEHIRTQRVKAYEEHASRLPSAHWEALKQAISSAADVDEGAELFVAEVDGDIVGSVVLCPENTDAYKGLTGMSEFPEIRMLAVAPRARGKGVARKLIQTCIDLTRECEHKAIGLHTGDFMEQAMALYTKMGFERLAEYDFEPAGDGIIVKAFRYVIPESNE; encoded by the coding sequence ATGGTGATGATCAGAGAATATAGAGATCATGAATTAGAACACATTCGAACTCAAAGAGTCAAGGCCTATGAGGAGCACGCTTCTCGACTTCCATCCGCTCACTGGGAGGCTTTAAAACAAGCTATTTCTTCGGCAGCAGATGTGGACGAGGGAGCAGAGCTATTTGTAGCTGAAGTAGACGGGGATATTGTCGGGAGCGTCGTTCTGTGTCCTGAGAACACAGATGCGTACAAAGGTCTAACTGGGATGTCTGAATTTCCTGAGATCCGAATGCTTGCAGTGGCTCCTCGGGCCCGGGGAAAAGGAGTGGCTCGCAAGCTTATTCAGACGTGTATCGATTTAACTCGCGAGTGCGAACACAAAGCAATAGGTCTACATACTGGTGATTTTATGGAGCAGGCTATGGCTCTCTATACAAAAATGGGTTTTGAACGGTTGGCTGAATATGATTTTGAACCTGCTGGCGATGGCATTATCGTTAAAGCATTTCGCTACGTTATTCCTGAAAGTAACGAATGA